DNA sequence from the Kineococcus endophyticus genome:
CAGCACGCCGAGCAGGCCGGAGTCCAGGACGGAGGAGTCCAGCGCGGTGAGCAGCACCACGAGCGAGCGCTGCCGGACGGTGGTGCGGACCTCCGTCGCGACCGCGTCCCAGTCGGCCTCCACGAGCGAGGGTTCGAGCGGCGCGAGCGCCTCCACCAGCGAGGGCAGCAGGTCACCGCGGGAGCCGCCCCGCACGCGCGCCCGCACCCGCCGGTCGTGGGCGACGAGGTCCACGCGGTCGCCGGCGCGGGCGGCGAGGGCGGCCGTCAGCAGGGCCGCCTCGATCTGCGCGTCGAGGCGGGCGGTGGGGTGCTCGCCGTCCAGGCGTGCCGCGGACGTGCGGGAGGTGTCGACGACGAGCAGGACGCGACGGTCGCGCTCGGGCCGCCAGGTCCGCACGACGACGGCCTGCCGGCGGGCGCTGGCCCGCCAGTCGATCGAGCGGACGTCGTCGCCGTCGACGTAGTCGCGCAGGGAGTCGAACTCGGTGCCCTGACCGCGGTGCTGCACGGCGCTGCGTCCGTCGAGCTCGCGCAGGCGCGCCAGCCGCGACGGCAGGTGCCGGCGGGACGTGAAGGGCGGCAGGACGCGCAACCGGCCGGGCACGGGCGCCGACCGCTGCCGGGCCCCCAGCCCGAGGGGCCCGCGCGAGCGCACGGTCACCCGGTCGGCGAGGCGGTCGCCGCGGCGGGTGGGGACGAGCTCGACGGTGACGCGC
Encoded proteins:
- a CDS encoding DUF58 domain-containing protein; this encodes MALTGRAVWLALAGLVLVVAWPGWAAVGVWTAVCVVLVGLDVVLAPSPARLRVVRAPLPAVRLGEPRTTELTVQNTGTQRLRGVLRDAWVPSAGARGTRHALDLPPGERTRVTVELVPTRRGDRLADRVTVRSRGPLGLGARQRSAPVPGRLRVLPPFTSRRHLPSRLARLRELDGRSAVQHRGQGTEFDSLRDYVDGDDVRSIDWRASARRQAVVVRTWRPERDRRVLLVVDTSRTSAARLDGEHPTARLDAQIEAALLTAALAARAGDRVDLVAHDRRVRARVRGGSRGDLLPSLVEALAPLEPSLVEADWDAVATEVRTTVRQRSLVVLLTALDSSVLDSGLLGVLEQLATRHTVVLAAVDDPALRALAHGRSDAEAVYTAAAAETATATRDRTARLLTRLGVEVVHAGPDELAPALADRYLALKAAGRL